The following are encoded together in the Pirellulales bacterium genome:
- a CDS encoding PhoPQ-activated protein PqaA family protein: protein MLDLYKLTLRCGKTMLTCLALSPASLVWSQTAAAPAALPVGTSPAPAVTAPASLPSTAVPVAGVKEAAPHPSQALADYIARPDESFSWKIRRKFDLPKGRGVELIMTSQTWKDIPWKHQLYLYIPQTASTKNHALFLVDGGAWKAEYEAPAENNDISVGGRTAHLLEAANVIKAPLVILRQVPQQPIFDGKVEDEIISLTFEKYMKTGQADWPLLLPMVKSVVRAMDTVQKVAQEEWQQNIDKFVVTGASKRGWTTWLTGAVEPRAVAIAPMVIDMLNLSPQMEQQLAYYGEYSEQIKDYTEKSLPKMLKTPRGRQLQQIIDPFAYKEKITQPKLIILGTNDRYWTVDALNLYYDELAGETNILYVPNNGHDIQDMPRLIGTLAAFYEQAAGGVTLPKLTWKYSNGEQGLQLQVGSEPLPQKLTLWTATNKTRDFRNAQFTPTTIDNVSGLTTIKLPPPDAGYSVNYVEATYDRQPFPCTLSTTMRVQGQE, encoded by the coding sequence ATGTTAGACCTTTATAAGTTGACTCTTCGCTGTGGCAAAACCATGCTCACGTGTCTGGCACTGTCGCCCGCCAGCCTGGTTTGGAGTCAAACAGCCGCTGCTCCCGCCGCCCTCCCCGTGGGAACATCCCCCGCTCCCGCGGTAACCGCGCCCGCATCCCTTCCTTCCACCGCGGTTCCCGTGGCTGGCGTCAAAGAGGCCGCTCCCCACCCCTCGCAAGCCTTGGCGGATTATATCGCCCGGCCCGATGAAAGTTTTTCTTGGAAAATACGGCGCAAATTTGACCTGCCAAAGGGGCGCGGCGTCGAGTTGATTATGACCTCACAAACCTGGAAAGACATCCCCTGGAAGCACCAACTCTACCTGTATATTCCGCAAACCGCCAGCACCAAGAATCACGCGTTGTTCCTGGTTGATGGTGGCGCTTGGAAGGCGGAGTACGAAGCTCCCGCCGAAAATAATGATATTTCCGTGGGGGGCCGAACAGCCCACTTACTGGAAGCGGCCAACGTGATCAAAGCTCCGCTGGTCATCCTGCGCCAGGTTCCCCAACAACCCATTTTTGATGGCAAGGTTGAGGATGAGATAATCTCTTTGACTTTTGAAAAGTACATGAAAACCGGCCAGGCCGATTGGCCCCTGTTGCTCCCCATGGTCAAAAGCGTGGTTCGTGCCATGGACACCGTGCAAAAGGTCGCCCAAGAAGAATGGCAGCAAAACATCGACAAATTTGTGGTGACCGGCGCGTCCAAGCGCGGTTGGACCACCTGGTTGACGGGCGCGGTCGAGCCACGGGCTGTCGCGATCGCCCCCATGGTGATCGATATGCTGAACCTCTCTCCCCAAATGGAACAACAGTTGGCCTATTACGGCGAATACAGCGAGCAAATCAAGGATTACACCGAAAAAAGCCTCCCCAAAATGCTCAAAACGCCCCGTGGCAGGCAGTTGCAGCAAATCATTGACCCCTTTGCTTATAAAGAAAAAATCACCCAACCAAAACTGATTATCCTGGGTACCAACGACCGTTATTGGACCGTGGACGCGCTCAACCTTTATTATGACGAGCTAGCGGGTGAAACAAACATCTTGTACGTTCCTAACAATGGGCATGATATCCAAGATATGCCCCGTTTGATTGGAACCTTGGCCGCCTTTTATGAACAAGCCGCCGGCGGAGTCACCCTGCCCAAGCTGACGTGGAAATACAGCAATGGTGAACAAGGCCTGCAATTGCAGGTAGGCTCGGAACCATTGCCCCAAAAACTGACCCTGTGGACGGCAACCAATAAAACCCGCGATTTTCGCAATGCGCAGTTTACGCCCACCACCATCGACAACGTTTCGGGCTTGACCACGATCAAGCTACCCCCGCCCGATGCGGGTTATAGCGTGAACTATGTCGAGGCCACCTACGACCGCCAGCCATTTCCCTGCACGCTCTCGACCACGATGCGCGTCCAGGGACAAGAGTAG
- a CDS encoding phosphoribosylanthranilate isomerase, which translates to MFTTKICGITELTDLPGIIDSQVDAIGLNFYPDSRRYVTFDSARELLNNIPASLHTVGLFVNSEDQDLRAASDLPLNYWQIHGDETPARLLQIQILLSKLFRQVSPPKLIKALRLLGPPTLTIDTFLGECVQLGVKLDGILIDAYTPKAYGGTGITADWQSLSSWRQSLNIPLILAGGLTPRNVAQAISTVHPDAVDTASGVESTPGRKDAELCRQFVQAAKSAYAH; encoded by the coding sequence ATGTTTACCACTAAAATTTGCGGCATTACTGAACTGACGGATCTACCGGGTATTATTGATAGCCAAGTTGATGCCATAGGGCTAAATTTTTACCCCGATAGCCGTCGCTATGTCACTTTTGACTCGGCGAGGGAATTACTAAATAATATCCCCGCTTCCCTGCATACGGTGGGGTTATTTGTCAACTCCGAAGACCAGGACTTAAGAGCCGCGTCCGATTTGCCATTAAATTACTGGCAAATACATGGGGACGAAACTCCAGCCCGTCTTTTACAAATTCAGATCCTCTTGTCTAAGTTATTCCGCCAAGTCTCCCCCCCTAAATTGATCAAGGCACTCAGGCTGTTAGGACCTCCCACTTTGACAATTGATACGTTTTTAGGTGAATGTGTCCAACTGGGTGTGAAACTCGACGGAATTCTGATCGATGCCTACACACCTAAAGCTTATGGAGGGACAGGAATAACCGCCGACTGGCAAAGTCTGTCCAGTTGGCGACAGAGCTTAAATATTCCACTGATATTGGCGGGGGGGTTGACTCCGCGGAACGTGGCCCAAGCCATATCCACCGTTCATCCCGATGCCGTGGACACCGCAAGCGGCGTAGAGAGTACCCCGGGCCGCAAAGACGCGGAGTTGTGTCGACAATTTGTCCAGGCGGCCAAAAGCGCGTACGCTCACTAG
- a CDS encoding ABC transporter ATP-binding protein, producing MNPLLEINNLTMKFGGLTAVQDFTWQVPAGEIRSLIGPNGAGKTTAFNAITGIYEPTAGQIRFAGRTLELSRTAWVWLWAGFVGLVTAVAAFLLMAGPNELWRTAVYKIFQEQQGLIEDAKEAAAAPSPMMDDAAPGNAVPPAQIPLLPWSKVRAAIYDHLWGTGLRIDKRSSKNFRIVNQEDEQLGRARTSEDAAELLATLNQIMASGVADGLDKLREDSRFRSIVEDDTKLREQAAKNRQRAWWLWGGTATGFVLGFLGAFTVWNNSRRTPDIIGSRGLARTFQNIRLFREMTVLENVLVGGDRHIGGTLAGMFLHTPGQQRQERAAAATAREILEFVGLGHRANRLAGSLPYGDQRRLEIARALATKPQLLLLDEPGAGMNPSETADLIELIRRIRQRGVTVLLIEHHMNVVMGISDQIAVLDYGQKIAAGTPAEIRANPRVIEAYLGKEEAG from the coding sequence ATGAATCCGCTATTAGAAATCAACAACTTGACGATGAAATTCGGCGGCTTGACCGCCGTGCAGGATTTTACCTGGCAAGTTCCTGCGGGAGAAATCCGTTCGCTCATCGGTCCCAACGGCGCGGGAAAGACCACCGCCTTTAACGCGATTACCGGCATCTATGAACCGACCGCCGGACAGATTCGCTTTGCCGGGCGGACGTTGGAACTATCCCGCACGGCCTGGGTCTGGTTATGGGCCGGATTTGTCGGGCTGGTCACGGCGGTGGCGGCATTTTTGCTGATGGCGGGTCCCAATGAATTATGGCGTACGGCGGTTTACAAAATCTTTCAAGAGCAGCAAGGCTTGATAGAAGATGCAAAGGAAGCCGCAGCCGCTCCCTCTCCGATGATGGATGATGCCGCGCCAGGCAATGCCGTGCCTCCCGCTCAGATACCCCTTTTGCCCTGGAGTAAAGTCCGCGCGGCAATATACGACCATTTATGGGGGACGGGATTGCGAATCGACAAGCGTTCTTCCAAGAATTTTCGGATTGTCAACCAGGAAGACGAACAACTAGGCCGGGCCAGAACCTCCGAGGATGCCGCGGAGCTCTTGGCGACGTTGAATCAGATCATGGCCAGTGGCGTGGCCGACGGTTTGGACAAGCTCCGCGAAGACTCGCGGTTTCGGTCAATTGTGGAGGACGACACAAAATTACGTGAACAAGCGGCCAAAAACCGCCAGCGGGCCTGGTGGTTGTGGGGAGGGACCGCCACGGGTTTTGTATTGGGATTTTTAGGAGCTTTCACCGTCTGGAATAATAGCCGTCGCACACCGGACATCATTGGGAGCCGCGGGTTGGCCCGCACCTTTCAAAATATCCGCCTGTTTCGCGAAATGACCGTGCTAGAAAATGTGCTGGTCGGCGGCGACCGGCATATTGGCGGGACGCTGGCGGGAATGTTTTTGCACACACCCGGCCAGCAACGACAGGAACGCGCCGCCGCCGCCACGGCACGGGAAATATTGGAATTTGTCGGCTTAGGCCACCGCGCGAATCGACTGGCGGGTTCGCTCCCTTATGGGGACCAGCGACGGCTGGAAATCGCCCGGGCCCTGGCAACCAAACCGCAATTACTGCTGTTGGACGAACCCGGCGCTGGAATGAACCCCAGCGAGACGGCTGATTTGATAGAGCTGATCCGCCGCATTCGTCAACGCGGGGTGACAGTGCTACTGATCGAGCATCACATGAATGTGGTCATGGGTATTAGCGACCAGATCGCCGTACTCGATTATGGGCAAAAGATCGCCGCCGGGACCCCGGCCGAAATCCGCGCCAACCCCCGCGTGATCGAGGCGTACTTAGGGAAGGAAGAAGCGGGATAG
- a CDS encoding ABC transporter ATP-binding protein: protein MPLLSLTNVSAGYGPIRALAGISLTVEPGEIVTIIGANGAGKSSTLRCISGIIRPTAGTIHFQGQPIHAQPANQIVRLGLCQSPEGRQIFPRLTVRENLEMGAFTRADARNVQADLTKMYQLFPILRERATQLGGTLSGGEQQMLAIARALMGRPQLLLLDEPSLGLAPLIVHKIFEVIRQLNAEGMAILLVEQNARLALRIASRGYVLETGQITLCGPAKELLHDERIREAYLGG, encoded by the coding sequence ATGCCATTGCTCTCGCTCACGAACGTCTCCGCTGGCTACGGCCCGATTCGAGCCTTGGCGGGGATTTCGTTGACGGTCGAGCCGGGCGAAATTGTTACGATCATTGGCGCGAATGGCGCGGGAAAAAGCAGCACTTTGCGCTGTATCTCGGGCATTATCCGCCCCACCGCGGGGACGATCCATTTTCAAGGCCAACCCATACATGCCCAACCGGCCAATCAGATCGTCCGGTTGGGTCTCTGCCAGTCACCGGAGGGACGGCAGATTTTTCCCCGCTTAACCGTTCGCGAAAATCTAGAGATGGGGGCATTTACCCGCGCGGATGCCCGCAATGTACAGGCTGACCTGACAAAAATGTATCAGCTATTTCCCATTTTGCGGGAACGCGCGACGCAACTGGGAGGCACGCTTTCCGGCGGTGAACAACAAATGCTAGCAATCGCGCGGGCTTTGATGGGCCGCCCGCAATTATTGCTCTTAGACGAGCCTTCGCTGGGTTTGGCCCCATTGATCGTGCACAAGATATTTGAGGTCATTCGCCAGTTAAATGCCGAAGGAATGGCCATTTTATTAGTGGAACAAAATGCGCGCCTGGCGCTGCGCATTGCCTCGCGTGGTTATGTGTTAGAGACCGGCCAAATTACCTTGTGCGGCCCCGCCAAAGAGCTGTTGCACGATGAGCGAATTCGAGAAGCGTATTTGGGGGGATAA
- a CDS encoding PEP-CTERM sorting domain-containing protein, with translation MKKFVLSGLFISALATLAQANPVVIVDTTPGTAVNDGTINGGEYVGLSRGINAGFGNVIGSQSELHVDSSLAGDLNFGLRQGGGNLFNQGVIYIDSIPGGFTSTASFTDGADPLRRAISGFNGFGGSGNTLLLFAPGFEADYAIGIESGFAGLWQLSAGSHTFLSAVNLTPTGNPNASAFEINTTLASIGVPLGGSFDYVMTYLNANDGGGPFRSDEFHGVKQATVPGGNIGQAALTLAQGDYNTFVSIPEPSTWVLLGLGSLLAGWSLKRRV, from the coding sequence ATGAAGAAGTTTGTGTTATCAGGGCTTTTTATTAGCGCATTGGCCACGCTGGCCCAGGCCAATCCGGTCGTCATTGTCGATACCACGCCGGGTACGGCGGTCAATGATGGCACGATCAACGGCGGCGAATATGTCGGCCTGAGCCGGGGGATCAACGCCGGTTTTGGCAATGTGATTGGCTCCCAGTCGGAATTGCATGTTGATTCCAGTTTGGCTGGTGATCTGAACTTTGGCCTGCGCCAAGGTGGCGGAAATCTCTTTAACCAAGGGGTCATCTACATTGACTCTATTCCCGGTGGGTTTACTAGCACCGCCTCGTTCACGGATGGCGCCGACCCCTTGCGTCGGGCAATCTCCGGATTCAACGGGTTTGGCGGTTCGGGGAATACGCTGTTGCTTTTTGCTCCCGGCTTTGAGGCGGATTACGCCATTGGGATCGAAAGCGGATTTGCCGGTCTGTGGCAATTGAGTGCCGGCTCCCATACCTTTTTGTCGGCGGTCAACCTGACCCCCACCGGCAATCCCAATGCGAGCGCTTTCGAAATCAACACCACTTTGGCGTCAATTGGCGTGCCCTTGGGTGGATCTTTTGATTACGTCATGACGTACCTCAATGCCAACGATGGTGGCGGTCCGTTCCGTTCGGACGAATTTCACGGCGTCAAGCAAGCCACGGTTCCGGGGGGCAACATCGGCCAGGCTGCGTTGACACTAGCCCAAGGGGACTACAACACCTTTGTGAGTATTCCCGAGCCTTCCACCTGGGTTCTGCTGGGGTTGGGGAGCCTGCTAGCGGGTTGGTCCCTCAAACGCCGTGTGTAA